TCCCCGGCTTCAACCCGGAACGTTAAATTGTTCAAGACAGGCTTATCTTCACTATAGTGAAATGACACCGCTTCAAATTCTAGACTTAGTGCACCTTCAGGCAATAACTCCTGATCCCCGCTCACAATTTCGCTGCGGCTTGACAGTAACTCTCTGGAGCGAAGCATACCGGATTTTGCCTTCTGGAACTCCTGCACCTGATCGCCGAGCATTTCTATCGGATCGTTCAGCATCTGTGTATATTGATAGATGAGGAACAGCATACCCAGTGATATTTTACCTGTTAAATAATAATGAACGCCGAGCATCAGCACTGCAGTTACAGCAAGGGCGAACAGAACGACCGTCGTATTCCAAGGAATGATCCGTAGCATCCATGCCCTCCGTCCCGTAATGGCTACTGAGCGCATCGCGCGGTAGAATCGATTCATCACATAAGGCACATGACCGTTAGCCTGAACATCTTCAATCCCGGCTATCCGTTCCTCGATCAGACCGAACAGAGCCGCACTTGTTTCCCTCTCCTTCTTAGACGACTGTACGCCAAGATTGCGGATAATGACCATAAACAGAATCGCAAGCAGTGTGAACAAGGTCATTACGCCAGCGATTAACACATTAACGTTGAACATATACCCCAAGATCCCAGCCAACAGAACGAAGCTCCCGATAACTTGAACGATGAACATGGCAAAAAAATTCGAGATCCCCGTAACATCACCATCGACTCGCTCGATCATTTCCCCTGGTGTCTTCAGATTGTGAAATCGCATATCTAGCTTCAGACAGTGTCTGAGCAGATCGCCGCGCAGCTTGTTCGTTGATCTCCAGGCGACATCATTGCCTATGTAGCTTACGGCTACTGTAATTAACTGATTGCTTACAGCTACGATTAGAAAAGCGCCAGCAAGCAGCAGAAGGCTGGATACGAGGCCGTCCTCTGCGGCTGTATCGATAAAGCGTGCAACAATCTGCGGATTAATAAGCTGCAATGCTGTTGATATAAGCAGCATGACAAGTAGAAGCGCGAGCTTCCCCCTGACCGGCTTCAAATAGGTAAAGAGCCAGGTCATTGATAATTTCTCTTTTGTAGCCATCTCGCCCCTCCCCGTTCTTAGCAAAAATGATCACTTTGGCACAATATTCCTCAATATTACATAAATTCAAGCGCAGATTCAAAGGAAAAAACAAATATAAAAAAAGAGTACGCAAAAAAGAGCCAGAATGATCATTCTGCCTCTTTTCCCGTAATGGTATCTGTTCAAAGTGAGAGCTTAAGAGTTTGATTGTTCCTTCTCCGCGGTTAATACCGCTTTACGGGAAAGATTAACCCGTCCCTGTTGATCGATCTCGGTTACTTTGACAGTAATCGTATCCCCGATTGCAATGACATCCTCCACTTTAGCAACCCGTTCCGTTGAAAGCTGGGAGATGTGCACTAAACCGTCTTTGCCTGGCAGGATTTCTACGAAGGCGCCGAATTTTTCAATCCGTTTGACTGTACCTACGTATATTTCACCAACGACAACTTCCTTAACGATACCTTCGATAATCGAGCGTGCTTTGTTATTCATCTCTTCATTAGTCGAAGCGATAAATACTCGTCCATCCTGCTCAATATCGATCTTAACGCCGGTCTCCTCAATGATCTTGTTAATGATCTTGCCACCAGCGCCGATAACATCGCGGATTTTGTCCGGATTAATGTTCATGATAGTAATCTTAGGCGCATATTGAGACAAATGCTCCTTCGGAGTTTGAATGCGTTCCAGCATTTTACCAAGGATGAACATGCGACCTTCTCTTGCTTGTTCCAAGGCTTCGGACAAGATTTGACGGTCAATCCCGTCGATCTTGATATCCATCTGAATTGCGGTTACGCCTTCAGCTGTACCAGCTACCTTGAAGTCCATATCGCCGAGATGGTCTTCCATCCCTTGAATATCCGTTAAGATCGATACATGCTCTCCATCCTTGATCAAGCCCATAGCAACGCCGGCAACAGGCGCTTTGATCGGTACACCAGCATCCATCATGGCCAGTGTGCTGGCACAGATACTTGCTTGAGAAGTAGAGCCGTTCGATTCCAATACTTCTGATACGAGACGAATTGTATAAGGGAATTCCGATTCCGGTGGAATAACCTTCGACAGCGCCCGTTCACCTAATGCACCATGTCCAATTTCACGACGTCCTGGCGCGCGCAGAGGACGAGCCTCGCCCACACTAAACGGCGGGAAGTTATAGTGATGCATGAATCGCTTCGATTCCTCAAGATCAATGCCATCAAGAATCTGTACATCGCCCAATGCTCCAAGCGTACAAATGCTAAGCGCTTGTGTCTGACCGCGAGTGAACAGACCGGAACCATGGGTGCGTGGCAATAGATTGATATCGCATTCGATTGGACGAATCTCATTCAACTTACGTCCGTCAGGACGAACTTTATCATGAGTGATTAGGCGGCGCACTTCTTCTTTGACGATGTCGTGCAGTACTTCCTTCACATCATCCAACAACTCGGGAGATTCTATGTACTTCTCCTCAAAATAAGCGACAGTCTCATCATTGACCGCATCGATTGCATCCTGACGAGCATGCTTCTCAGCAATCTTAACAGCTTCAATCAGACGCTCGGAAGCAAACGCGCGAACTTCGCCATTCACATCTGCATCAACTGCGTGCAGCTTCACTTCCATCTTCTCTTTGCCTGCAAGAGCAACAAGCTCTTCAATCGTAGCGATGATCTTCTTGATCTCATCATGCCCGAACATAATCGCTTCCAGCATCACTTCTTCCGGAACCTCATTGGCTTCGGCTTCAACCATCATGATCGCATCTTTGGTACCGGATACGACAACATAGATATCGCTTGCTTCTTGTTGAGCAATGTCCGGATTAATGACGAATTCACCATTCACACGTCCTACAGCAACCCCGCCAATCGGTCCGTTAAAAGGAACGTCCGAAATGCTCAGTGCGGCTGAAGTACCAATCATCGCAGCAATCTCAGGCTCACAGTCCTGATCCACGCTCATAACCAGGTTGACGATCTGCACATCATTACGGAACCCTTCAGGGAACAGCGGGCGGATCGGGCGGTCGGTCAGACGGCTTGCAAGAATCGCTTTCTCACTCGGACGTCCTTCGCGCTTGATAAAGCCACCAGGAATTTTACCTACAGCATACAACTTCTCTTCATAGTTCACGGTCAATGGGAAAAAATCTAGATCCTTAGGTTCTTGCGATGCTGTAACAGTACACAGCACAGCCGTGTCGCCATAACGGACCATTACCGCTGCGTTAGCCTGCTTGGCCAAGCGCCCGGTCTCCAATGTTAGAGGTCTTCCTCCCAACTCCATCTTCACATGCTTTTCCATGAAATCCCTCCTTATTCACAAATAAAACTTCGTTACAAATCTCATTATTTCCTGCTTCTATCCGATTCATAAAGCAACAAAAATGATTATTGTTTATTTTTTTCATTATAGCTAAAACAAAAGCTCCTCACGGAGCCCTTCATTAGCAGTTATGCGTCATTATTTCAGAAATAGTACATATTGTATTTCTTCGTAAAAAGCAACCCAGCGGCCGACCATTCGCTGTAATAGCGCTCGGCGGCTACCAGGCTGCTTCTCAAACAAAGGAATATTAACGGCGCAATCCGAGTCTTTCGATCAACGCGGAGTAACGTCTAACGTCTTTGTTCTTCAAGTAAGCCAACAGCTTGCGGCGTTGACCAACCATTTTCAGAAGACCACGACGAGAGTGATGGTCCTTCTTATGGGAACGCAAGTGATCCGTCAAGTTCACAATGTTCTCCGTGAGGATAGCAATTTGTACCTCTGGTGATCCGGTGTCGGATTCATGAGTTTTGTACTCTTCGATCAATTGTTGTTTACGCTCTTGAGTTAATGCCATCCATTCCACCTCCTTTACAAGAATCGCCATTAGCCTAGTAGTCGGACGGTGAGACCTGACAACCAAGCCAAGGTTGTTTTATATTGACATACGGGAATATCCTGCATGAGCAACGTAAATCAGTATAACATAGATAAGAGATAAAAGTAAATGATGCTTGTTCGCATTATTCCGCTGACGACAATATTTGCTTCGCCGTCTCGGCATCATTGGTAATTTGCGCAACTAGTTGCTCAATAGAGCCGAATTTGCGTTCCTCACGGATGAAGCTGATCAGTTCGACCGTTAGCAGCTTCCCATAGAGATCCCCGCTGAACTCCAGCAGATGAATCTCAATGGATGGAACCGTCTCATTCTCATGGAAGGTCGGCTTGACCCCTACATTCATAACTCCATGCAGCACCTGATCTTCATGACCAACTCTTACGGCATAGACTCCTTTTCTTGGTAGGACAAAATGCTCGCCCATCTTCAAGTTAGCTGTTGGGAAGCCAATGGTACGGCCGCGCTTCTCACCGTGCATGACGATTCCCGACAAGGAGTAAGGACGGCCTAATAACCGTCGCACTTGCTTCACATTGCCTTCTTGAAGATCAAGGCGGATGTTTGAGCTGCTCACCTTATCGCCTTCGATCAGAAACGGAGGGACAATCGTGACATCAAGCTTGTAATCGCTCAGCTCGCGCAGCATTCCCGCGTGGCCTTCGCCACGATATCCAAAATGAAAATCAAAGCCAACGACAGCGGTATGAATCTCGAGCGGCATCAGCATACCGCCGACAAAGTTTTGCGGACTTACACGCGAGAAGCTGTCATTGAATTCTACAATATATAAATAATCCACACCCATATCGCGGATAATCTTCTCTTTCTCCGCCGGTGGGGTCAAGTATCCTTCATAGTCACCTTTCTTCATGACTTCCTTCGGATGGGGATGAAACGTCATTACGCCGGAAGGGAGGCCCTGCTCGGCAGCAACCCGTACTGCAGATTTAATGACACTCGCATGACCTAGATGCAGTCCATCGAATTGGCCGATGGCAATGACCTGCTTTCTAGCGCTCCGCGCGATCACATCTTCAGTTAATGGATAGGTCAAATATATCGTTTCCACTTGTCTCACCTGCAATTTCACTGATATAGAGGTAGTTCAATCTCGGTGCTGAAAACTGGCCTTTTTGAACACGCAATTATAGAGCTAGTCCAAAAAGTCCACTTTTAATCACAGAGTAGATCTAGTACCTAAACTTACTCTGAGCCTAATTCGAATCGGGTAGAAATACCTTCACAGGAGTAATCGCCCCGGTCTCTTCCCCTATACGGAAAATGCCTAAAAATTGCTTGGCAGGACTGTATAGACGAATAACGTCCCCACGATTCGCTGACGGCTTGATAGCATAAGGAGAGATCCGCTGTCCTTGCAGGGCTGCCTGTACCTTCTCCTCTTGCACGATATGCGCGGGCAAATGCTGAACAGCCTGATCGATCGGCAACAGGTATGACTGCAAAGTTCCAGCTTGAACATGCTCAGCTACCTGTTCCAACGTAAGGCAATGCTCATCACGGATTCCGGCGGACATCGTTCGCTTAAGTCGAAGCATCGACGCAGGAACACCTAAAGCCCGCCCGATGTCCACGCAGAGCGTTCGAATATAAGTGCCTTTGGAACAGAGCACGCGGAATGACAGTTCCGGATAGGCTAAATCCGGTTGATACGAGATCAGTTCCAGCTCATGAATCGTCACTTCACGTGCCTTGCGTTCTACAACCTTGCCCTCACGGGCCAGTTCATAGAGTCGCTTCCCATCCTGCTTCAATGCTGAATACATCGGAGGAACCTGTGATATCGTACCGTTGAATTGGGACAAGACTGCAGACACCTGCTCTTCATCTACAGAGACATGCTCGTCACGCTCAATCACCGTTCCGGTCATATCCTCTGTATCAGTAGCAATGCCTAGCACGAGAGTGGCTTCATATTCCTTGGGCAATTCCTGCAAATATTCAACCATTCTAGTTGCTCTTCCGAGGCATAGTGGCAAAACTCCGGTCACCGCTGGATCGAGCGTCCCTGTATGGCCGATCCGCTTCATCTTTAAAATGCCGCGCGCTTTGGCAACAACATCGTGTGAAGTGAAGCCAACCGGCTTGGCGATAGGGAGAATTCCTTCATATGATATCATAACTGTAATTTCACCTGCTCCACAACATGTGACACGATCTGTGCCAGATCCCCCTCGATCCGGGCTCCTGCCGCACGCACATGGCCGCCACCTCCGAAGCTCTGGGCAACCTCGGCCACATCTACCTTTCCAGCGGATCGAAGACTGACTTTCACGGCGCCTTCATGGATCACTTTGAACAGCATTCCGACTTCTACCCCTTGAATATTGCGAGGATAATTCACAATGCCTTCGAGGTCCTCATGGATAGCCCCAGTTACTCTCATATCCTCATCCTGAATCACTACCCAACTGATCTTGCCATCATCCGTGATCTGTAGCCCGTTCAACGCTCTCGTCAAGAGCTTCAATTGTGGCAAGGTCATTTGTTCAAGTAGAAGCTCTGACAACCCTGGACCATCCACCCTGTATTCGAGCAGATCCGAAGCAATGGCCATCACCTTCGGCGTTGTGTTGGAATATCTAAATCCTCCGGTATCCGTTAACATTCCGGTGTAAATCGCTGTTGCGACCTCAAAATTCAACGGAACCTCCATATATTTTAATAGATCATATAAAATCTCCGCGGTCGCAGCCGCCTCAGGCACAATTAAATTAACGGCACCGTATGCATCATTGGTTGGATGATGATCAATATTCAAGATAAGGGCATCATCAGCGAACCATTCCGCAGTCCGACCAACTCGCTTAAAATCTGCGCAATCCACGCAAATGACATGGCTGAATTTAGTATCAAGCGGAACCTGTGAGAGATCTACAATCTGCTCAGCTTGCCATAAATAGCTCATACGGCGGGGAATCGGTCCCTCATTCACCATCGTATAATTTTTGCCTAAACAAGAGAGAAGCCAGCCCACTGCTAACGTGGAACTGACTGCATCTCCATCCGGCTGAATATGCGCTACGACCAGGAAATCGTCATGCTCCATCAGGAATTGTTTAACCTGTTGGAACTCACGTTCTTTGGTTTGCATTGCCGTCTCCTTTAAGGGGTGAATCCAAAAGTTTT
The window above is part of the Paenibacillus lutimineralis genome. Proteins encoded here:
- a CDS encoding ABC transporter ATP-binding protein — protein: MATKEKLSMTWLFTYLKPVRGKLALLLVMLLISTALQLINPQIVARFIDTAAEDGLVSSLLLLAGAFLIVAVSNQLITVAVSYIGNDVAWRSTNKLRGDLLRHCLKLDMRFHNLKTPGEMIERVDGDVTGISNFFAMFIVQVIGSFVLLAGILGYMFNVNVLIAGVMTLFTLLAILFMVIIRNLGVQSSKKERETSAALFGLIEERIAGIEDVQANGHVPYVMNRFYRAMRSVAITGRRAWMLRIIPWNTTVVLFALAVTAVLMLGVHYYLTGKISLGMLFLIYQYTQMLNDPIEMLGDQVQEFQKAKSGMLRSRELLSSRSEIVSGDQELLPEGALSLEFEAVSFHYSEDKPVLNNLTFRVEAGERLGIIGRTGSGKSSLSRVLLRLYNINQGVIRIGGIDITKLKLPALYQRVGMVTQDVQLFDGTLRDNLTLFNPDLTDEQVLETTGRLGLSTWIEALPNGLDTHLSSGGSSLSAGEAQLFALTRVFLTEPSLVVLDEPSSRLDAATESMLQLAVDSLMKHCTGVIIAHRLATLEQVDKILMLGDGHILEFGDREELASNPDSHYAKLLATGREEELA
- the pnp gene encoding polyribonucleotide nucleotidyltransferase produces the protein MEKHVKMELGGRPLTLETGRLAKQANAAVMVRYGDTAVLCTVTASQEPKDLDFFPLTVNYEEKLYAVGKIPGGFIKREGRPSEKAILASRLTDRPIRPLFPEGFRNDVQIVNLVMSVDQDCEPEIAAMIGTSAALSISDVPFNGPIGGVAVGRVNGEFVINPDIAQQEASDIYVVVSGTKDAIMMVEAEANEVPEEVMLEAIMFGHDEIKKIIATIEELVALAGKEKMEVKLHAVDADVNGEVRAFASERLIEAVKIAEKHARQDAIDAVNDETVAYFEEKYIESPELLDDVKEVLHDIVKEEVRRLITHDKVRPDGRKLNEIRPIECDINLLPRTHGSGLFTRGQTQALSICTLGALGDVQILDGIDLEESKRFMHHYNFPPFSVGEARPLRAPGRREIGHGALGERALSKVIPPESEFPYTIRLVSEVLESNGSTSQASICASTLAMMDAGVPIKAPVAGVAMGLIKDGEHVSILTDIQGMEDHLGDMDFKVAGTAEGVTAIQMDIKIDGIDRQILSEALEQAREGRMFILGKMLERIQTPKEHLSQYAPKITIMNINPDKIRDVIGAGGKIINKIIEETGVKIDIEQDGRVFIASTNEEMNNKARSIIEGIVKEVVVGEIYVGTVKRIEKFGAFVEILPGKDGLVHISQLSTERVAKVEDVIAIGDTITVKVTEIDQQGRVNLSRKAVLTAEKEQSNS
- the rpsO gene encoding 30S ribosomal protein S15; this translates as MALTQERKQQLIEEYKTHESDTGSPEVQIAILTENIVNLTDHLRSHKKDHHSRRGLLKMVGQRRKLLAYLKNKDVRRYSALIERLGLRR
- a CDS encoding bifunctional riboflavin kinase/FAD synthetase, coding for METIYLTYPLTEDVIARSARKQVIAIGQFDGLHLGHASVIKSAVRVAAEQGLPSGVMTFHPHPKEVMKKGDYEGYLTPPAEKEKIIRDMGVDYLYIVEFNDSFSRVSPQNFVGGMLMPLEIHTAVVGFDFHFGYRGEGHAGMLRELSDYKLDVTIVPPFLIEGDKVSSSNIRLDLQEGNVKQVRRLLGRPYSLSGIVMHGEKRGRTIGFPTANLKMGEHFVLPRKGVYAVRVGHEDQVLHGVMNVGVKPTFHENETVPSIEIHLLEFSGDLYGKLLTVELISFIREERKFGSIEQLVAQITNDAETAKQILSSAE
- the truB gene encoding tRNA pseudouridine(55) synthase TruB, whose product is MISYEGILPIAKPVGFTSHDVVAKARGILKMKRIGHTGTLDPAVTGVLPLCLGRATRMVEYLQELPKEYEATLVLGIATDTEDMTGTVIERDEHVSVDEEQVSAVLSQFNGTISQVPPMYSALKQDGKRLYELAREGKVVERKAREVTIHELELISYQPDLAYPELSFRVLCSKGTYIRTLCVDIGRALGVPASMLRLKRTMSAGIRDEHCLTLEQVAEHVQAGTLQSYLLPIDQAVQHLPAHIVQEEKVQAALQGQRISPYAIKPSANRGDVIRLYSPAKQFLGIFRIGEETGAITPVKVFLPDSN
- a CDS encoding DHH family phosphoesterase; this encodes MQTKEREFQQVKQFLMEHDDFLVVAHIQPDGDAVSSTLAVGWLLSCLGKNYTMVNEGPIPRRMSYLWQAEQIVDLSQVPLDTKFSHVICVDCADFKRVGRTAEWFADDALILNIDHHPTNDAYGAVNLIVPEAAATAEILYDLLKYMEVPLNFEVATAIYTGMLTDTGGFRYSNTTPKVMAIASDLLEYRVDGPGLSELLLEQMTLPQLKLLTRALNGLQITDDGKISWVVIQDEDMRVTGAIHEDLEGIVNYPRNIQGVEVGMLFKVIHEGAVKVSLRSAGKVDVAEVAQSFGGGGHVRAAGARIEGDLAQIVSHVVEQVKLQL